In Melopsittacus undulatus isolate bMelUnd1 chromosome 6, bMelUnd1.mat.Z, whole genome shotgun sequence, the following proteins share a genomic window:
- the LEPROT gene encoding leptin receptor gene-related protein → MAGIKALVALSFSGAIGLTFLMLGCALEYYGVYWPLFVLIFYFICPIPHFIAKRVSDDSDAASSACRELAYFFTTGIVVSAFGFPIILARVEAIKWGACGLVLAGNAVIFLTILGFFLVFGRGDDFSWEQW, encoded by the exons ATGGCGGGTATCAAAG CTCTCGTGGCGCTGTCCTTCAGCGGAGCCATCGGGCTGACGTTCCTCATGCTGGGATGCGCCTTGGAGTACTACGG tgTATACTGGCCTCTGTTTGTCTTAATATTTTACTTCATCTGCCCCATTCCCCACTTCATTGCAAAAAGAGTCAGTGATGACAGTGATGCAGccagcagtgcctgcagggAATTGGCATATTTCTTCACAACTGGAATTGTTGTTTCTGCCTTTGGATTCCCTATAATTCTGGCACGGGTTGAAGCG ATCAAATGGGGAGCCTGTGGTCTGGTGCTGGCTGGCAATGCAGTCATTTTCCTTACTATTTTAGgctttttccttgtgtttggtAGAGGAGATGACTTTAGCTGGGAGCAGTGGTAG